In Ectothiorhodospiraceae bacterium 2226, a single window of DNA contains:
- a CDS encoding LEA type 2 family protein — translation MNGWMRWAAAAGLLALGGCAAVQEYVQDPQVELRDVRVVSMSLAQAQVAFDFDVHNPNRLGVSLRTLSYQLELQDRPFISGSHDQRLHVGANDTSRLTLPITLNYAEMLDSLRALGREDRVSYRLSGEAQLGPFKVPYSQSGTLPVPRLPEVSVRSLQVEALGLAGAQLALGVQVKNANQFPLRLNGFNYDLQLAGASLARGESSQPLDIAQNEAGMVQLRVWLDYSQLGELTQLLRQARALPVAVAGNVRIPGPTGEVVVPYSWNGEVPLTRR, via the coding sequence ATGAACGGATGGATGCGATGGGCGGCGGCCGCGGGCCTGCTGGCGCTCGGCGGCTGTGCGGCCGTGCAGGAGTACGTGCAAGACCCGCAGGTGGAACTGCGCGACGTGCGTGTGGTGTCCATGTCGCTGGCGCAGGCGCAGGTTGCGTTCGATTTCGACGTGCACAACCCCAACCGGCTCGGGGTCTCGTTGCGGACGCTCAGCTACCAACTCGAGCTGCAGGATCGGCCCTTTATCAGCGGCTCGCATGACCAGCGCCTGCACGTCGGTGCCAACGACACCTCGCGTCTGACGCTGCCGATCACCTTGAACTACGCGGAGATGCTCGACTCGCTGCGCGCGCTGGGCCGGGAGGATCGGGTGAGTTACCGGCTGAGCGGCGAGGCGCAGCTGGGCCCGTTCAAGGTGCCCTACAGCCAATCGGGCACGCTGCCCGTGCCGCGCCTGCCGGAGGTGTCGGTGCGCAGCCTGCAGGTGGAGGCCCTGGGTCTGGCGGGCGCGCAACTCGCGCTCGGCGTGCAGGTGAAGAACGCCAACCAGTTCCCACTTCGCCTGAACGGCTTCAACTACGATCTGCAGTTGGCCGGCGCGTCGCTCGCGCGCGGCGAGAGTAGCCAGCCGCTCGACATCGCGCAGAACGAGGCGGGCATGGTGCAGCTGCGCGTGTGGCTCGACTACAGCCAGCTCGGCGAGCTGACGCAGCTGTTGCGTCAGGCGCGGGCCCTGCCGGTGGCGGTGGCCGGCAACGTGCGCATCCCCGGCCCCACCGGGGAGGTGGTCGTACCCTACAGTTGGAACGGCGAGGTGCCGTTAACCCGTCGATAG
- a CDS encoding phosphatidylserine/phosphatidylglycerophosphate/cardiolipin synthase family protein, translating into MSQPSSTARHAAARRRSSVGRYLLIGLTVMLGLLVVSWALGRAFLEVQISPHQPPAASPEPAPGATLREVYETLQAAGNGTPELRLLEGNVEAWVARWRLIASAERRLDVNYFILKPDVFGAAFLGHLQHKAQQGVQVRVMLDGMGVRMSGIRGFNGYLDALADTPNLEARMYRPLRTRMLDMFLTLNPAALAAGEHAKLLLADDLHGLTGGRNISDEYFAPPQDNPLTFRDTDVRLSGRDTAASLRRVFEARYEAPESRGVVRRQLADHDDGPALRLAYLAMDAWLHDAPLPAAVRAEIERLGLPWLKELEAMPTLRGAAALPPTGVTRAEVRLLDSGTRLLQGDDPVNRDLARLVGAAQQDVFIQSPYLILPDRAVEVLAEAAERGVRIVLYTNGPTSTDLPLTQALFLERWPELLARVPTLRLYVAGDRRNVHGKLAVIDGELLLVGTYNLDPISMALNSELIAAVWSRELSALVIGARRALLAGEGGNVREYRIARHPDGTPQRDARGRVLIAAGSDEHVEAPPAVGRYRAMLRAVQTMPGNLPFYLSGPGPGPLARQEAAAD; encoded by the coding sequence ATGTCGCAGCCATCGTCCACTGCACGCCACGCCGCGGCGCGGCGCCGGAGCTCTGTCGGTCGCTACCTGCTGATCGGCTTGACGGTGATGCTTGGCCTGTTGGTGGTGAGCTGGGCGCTGGGGCGCGCGTTCTTGGAGGTGCAGATTTCGCCCCACCAACCCCCGGCGGCCAGCCCGGAGCCGGCCCCCGGTGCGACGCTGCGCGAGGTGTACGAGACGCTGCAGGCGGCGGGCAACGGCACGCCCGAGTTGCGGCTGCTGGAGGGCAACGTGGAGGCGTGGGTGGCGCGCTGGCGCCTGATCGCCTCGGCGGAGCGGCGCCTGGACGTCAACTATTTCATTCTGAAGCCCGACGTGTTCGGCGCGGCGTTCCTGGGCCACTTGCAGCACAAAGCGCAGCAGGGCGTGCAGGTGCGCGTCATGCTCGATGGCATGGGCGTACGCATGTCGGGTATCCGCGGCTTCAACGGCTACTTGGATGCGCTGGCCGACACGCCCAACCTCGAGGCGCGCATGTACCGCCCGCTGCGCACCCGCATGCTGGACATGTTCCTGACCCTGAATCCGGCGGCGCTGGCGGCGGGGGAGCACGCCAAGCTCTTGCTCGCCGACGACCTGCACGGGCTGACCGGCGGGCGCAACATCTCCGACGAGTACTTCGCCCCGCCGCAGGACAACCCGCTGACGTTCCGTGACACGGATGTACGCCTGTCGGGCAGGGATACCGCCGCTTCCCTGCGGCGCGTGTTCGAGGCGCGTTACGAGGCCCCGGAGTCGCGGGGTGTGGTGCGCCGCCAGCTCGCCGATCACGACGACGGCCCCGCGCTGCGGCTGGCCTACCTGGCGATGGACGCCTGGCTGCACGACGCGCCGCTGCCAGCGGCGGTGCGGGCGGAGATCGAGCGCCTGGGCCTGCCCTGGCTGAAGGAACTCGAGGCGATGCCCACGCTGCGCGGGGCGGCGGCGCTGCCGCCGACCGGCGTGACCCGCGCCGAGGTGCGCCTGCTCGACAGCGGGACGCGCCTGCTACAGGGCGACGACCCGGTGAACCGCGACCTCGCGCGTCTCGTGGGCGCCGCGCAGCAGGATGTCTTCATCCAAAGCCCCTACCTGATCCTGCCGGATCGGGCCGTGGAGGTGCTGGCCGAGGCGGCGGAACGGGGCGTACGCATCGTGCTCTATACCAACGGTCCGACCTCCACCGATCTGCCGTTGACGCAGGCGCTGTTCCTGGAGCGCTGGCCGGAGTTGCTCGCGCGGGTGCCGACGCTGCGCCTGTACGTGGCGGGCGACCGGCGCAACGTGCACGGCAAGCTCGCGGTGATCGACGGCGAGCTGCTGCTGGTGGGTACCTACAACCTCGACCCGATCAGCATGGCGCTCAACAGCGAATTGATCGCCGCGGTGTGGTCGCGCGAGCTGTCGGCGTTGGTGATCGGCGCGCGGCGCGCGCTGCTCGCGGGCGAGGGGGGCAATGTGCGCGAGTACCGCATTGCGCGCCACCCCGACGGCACCCCGCAGCGCGACGCCCGTGGGCGGGTGCTGATCGCCGCGGGGTCCGACGAGCACGTCGAGGCACCGCCGGCGGTCGGGCGCTACCGGGCGATGCTGCGCGCCGTGCAGACGATGCCGGGGAATCTGCCGTTCTACCTGAGCGGGCCGGGGCCGGGTCCGCTGGCGCGCCAGGAGGCCGCCGCCGACTAG